The following are encoded together in the Adhaeribacter arboris genome:
- a CDS encoding vWA domain-containing protein, whose product MKTTGKIVVLLGLLLVMNRFSFAQTTVKKTEPVKKTRILFLLDGSGSMLAKWESSDRMKVAKILLSRLVDSLAQYQNLELALRVYGHQFDKEKNNCTDSRLEVPFKEGNEEQIKTRLRQIVPRGNTPITYSLEQAAKDFPVDKNARNVLILITDGLESCGGDPCATAKALQKKRIFLKPFVIGIGIEKQFVPELACMGQYFNAADISSFRKVLDNIIKMALSKTTVSVELKDEQGKPVETNVNLTFINNVTEEPEYNYVHYLSTAGKTDVLDIDALLSYDLIINTLPPVVLRDLDIKAGEHNVFSTKTPQGTLYLRQDAVSPFGVTEAIVRENNSKNTLVALRFGSRQKLLIGKYDLELLTLPRIYLNDVEIKQGQVNTITFPPPGLLNIPTELQGYGSLYVLEKDGSQRWTYNLPENNSRTNLPLQPGQYRLVFRTKTANASKFTDVQNFEIRSAATTTIKLFR is encoded by the coding sequence TTGAAAACAACAGGTAAAATAGTGGTATTGCTAGGTTTGCTTCTAGTAATGAATCGGTTTAGTTTTGCTCAGACTACCGTCAAGAAAACGGAGCCGGTTAAGAAAACCCGCATCTTGTTTTTACTCGATGGTTCCGGTAGTATGCTGGCAAAATGGGAAAGCAGCGACCGCATGAAAGTGGCTAAAATCCTGCTTTCCCGATTGGTAGATTCCTTGGCGCAATACCAAAATTTAGAATTGGCCTTACGCGTATACGGACATCAATTTGATAAAGAAAAAAACAACTGTACCGATTCCCGTTTAGAAGTACCTTTTAAAGAAGGCAACGAAGAACAGATTAAAACCCGGCTCCGGCAAATTGTTCCTCGGGGCAATACTCCCATCACCTATTCTTTAGAACAAGCCGCCAAAGATTTCCCGGTAGATAAAAATGCCCGAAACGTTTTAATTTTAATTACGGATGGATTGGAATCATGTGGCGGTGATCCTTGCGCCACAGCTAAAGCGCTCCAGAAAAAACGCATTTTTTTAAAACCGTTTGTAATTGGCATTGGCATCGAAAAGCAATTTGTGCCGGAGTTAGCCTGTATGGGTCAGTATTTTAATGCGGCTGATATTAGCTCGTTCCGGAAGGTATTGGATAACATCATTAAAATGGCGCTGAGTAAAACCACGGTGTCGGTGGAGTTGAAGGATGAACAAGGCAAACCCGTAGAAACCAACGTCAATCTTACTTTTATTAATAATGTAACCGAAGAACCGGAATACAATTACGTGCATTATCTTTCCACTGCCGGAAAAACCGATGTTTTGGATATTGATGCCTTGTTAAGTTACGATTTAATTATTAACACGCTACCGCCCGTTGTTTTAAGAGATCTGGATATTAAAGCGGGCGAGCACAATGTTTTTTCAACTAAAACGCCGCAGGGCACTTTATATCTACGGCAAGATGCTGTTTCACCGTTTGGAGTTACCGAGGCCATTGTCCGGGAAAATAATTCTAAAAATACCTTGGTAGCCCTGCGCTTCGGGAGCCGTCAGAAATTATTAATTGGTAAGTACGATTTGGAATTATTAACCCTCCCGCGCATTTACCTGAACGACGTGGAAATTAAACAGGGCCAAGTGAATACCATTACCTTTCCGCCACCTGGTTTATTGAATATACCTACCGAATTACAAGGATACGGCAGCTTATACGTGCTGGAGAAAGACGGCAGCCAACGTTGGACATACAATTTACCGGAAAATAACAGCCGCACCAACTTGCCTTTGCAACCGGGTCAATACCGTTTAGTGTTCCGAACTAAAACCGCCAACGCCAGCAAATTTACCGATGTCCAAAATTTCGAAATCCGCTCGGCAGCCACTACAACCATTAAACTTTTTCGGTAA
- a CDS encoding RNA polymerase sigma factor, translated as MEDQEILQKFQNPASRNVAFNQLIRKYQQKVYWHVRKMVIDHDDADDLTQEVFIKVWKNLPNFRQDAQLYTWIYRIATNECLNFLKSKKKKFFLPITDISEELSQKIDAHVGPNGDEIQLKLQKALLKLPDKQRLVFNMRYYDELKYEEIAEILGTSVGALKASYHHAVKKIEDFLTST; from the coding sequence TTGGAAGATCAGGAAATTCTTCAAAAATTTCAGAACCCGGCTTCCCGGAATGTAGCTTTTAATCAGCTTATCCGGAAGTACCAGCAAAAGGTGTATTGGCACGTCCGGAAAATGGTTATCGACCACGACGATGCCGATGACTTAACCCAGGAAGTATTTATTAAAGTCTGGAAAAACCTTCCCAACTTTCGGCAAGATGCCCAGTTGTATACCTGGATTTACCGCATTGCCACCAACGAATGTCTTAATTTTTTAAAATCTAAAAAAAAGAAATTCTTTTTGCCCATTACCGATATCTCCGAAGAACTATCGCAGAAAATAGACGCTCATGTGGGCCCTAACGGGGATGAAATTCAATTAAAGCTGCAAAAAGCTTTGTTGAAATTACCGGATAAGCAACGGCTGGTTTTTAACATGCGCTACTACGACGAACTAAAATACGAAGAAATAGCCGAGATTTTGGGCACCTCGGTGGGAGCCTTAAAAGCCTCTTACCATCACGCCGTAAAAAAAATAGAAGATTTTCTGACCAGTACTTAA
- a CDS encoding aspartate aminotransferase family protein, whose protein sequence is MLSQRQLFLQHQAQTTDFPLLLEVERAEGIYMYGPNGERYLDLISGIGVSNVGHRHPEVIAAIQNQLEKYLHLMVYGEIVQGPQVQLATQLATTLPAQLNNVYLVNSGSEAVEGALKLAKRFTGRTELISYSNAYHGSTHGSLSLNGSEIFKNAFRPLLPDVRQIRHNYLPDLEKITPRTAAVIIETVQGEAGVRLPEPGYLPALRARCNQTGTLLILDEIQAGFGRTGTFWAFEQFGMEPDILVCAKGMGGGMPIGAFIASQEIMGSLKNSPLLGHITTFGGHPVSCAASLATLNILRHSNFIQQVPAKAKLFQQLLVHPLIKNIRHCGLLMAAEFESFAVLKPVIDQAIKNGVLTDWFLFCDNAMRLAPPLTITENEIKEACAIILKSINEVFPS, encoded by the coding sequence ATGCTTTCCCAACGGCAATTATTTTTGCAGCACCAAGCTCAAACCACTGATTTTCCGCTGCTGTTAGAAGTGGAACGCGCCGAAGGCATTTATATGTACGGCCCAAACGGAGAGCGTTACCTCGATTTAATTTCTGGTATTGGGGTAAGCAACGTGGGCCACCGGCACCCGGAAGTTATTGCCGCTATTCAAAATCAACTGGAAAAATACCTGCACCTAATGGTTTACGGCGAAATTGTGCAAGGCCCACAGGTGCAATTGGCAACTCAACTAGCTACTACTTTACCAGCTCAGCTGAACAATGTTTACTTGGTTAATTCCGGCTCCGAAGCCGTAGAAGGAGCATTAAAACTAGCCAAACGCTTTACCGGCCGTACCGAATTAATTTCTTACAGCAATGCTTACCATGGCTCTACGCACGGTTCTTTATCGTTAAATGGCTCCGAAATATTTAAAAATGCCTTCCGCCCTTTATTGCCCGATGTCCGTCAAATTCGGCACAATTATTTGCCGGATTTAGAAAAAATTACCCCACGAACAGCAGCTGTTATAATAGAAACGGTACAAGGTGAAGCCGGCGTACGATTACCAGAACCAGGTTATTTGCCGGCTCTACGCGCACGTTGCAACCAGACCGGTACTCTGTTAATCCTCGACGAAATACAAGCTGGTTTTGGCCGAACCGGTACTTTCTGGGCTTTTGAGCAATTTGGCATGGAACCGGATATTCTGGTTTGCGCCAAAGGCATGGGCGGCGGCATGCCCATTGGGGCGTTTATTGCGTCGCAGGAAATAATGGGCAGCCTTAAAAACAGTCCTTTACTCGGCCATATTACCACCTTCGGGGGGCACCCGGTATCTTGCGCGGCTTCGCTGGCTACTTTAAATATTCTGCGGCATAGTAACTTCATTCAACAAGTACCAGCCAAAGCTAAATTATTCCAACAGTTATTAGTTCATCCCCTGATTAAAAATATCCGCCACTGCGGCTTATTAATGGCCGCCGAGTTCGAATCGTTTGCCGTTCTTAAACCCGTCATCGACCAAGCGATTAAGAATGGCGTGCTCACCGATTGGTTTTTATTTTGTGATAATGCCATGCGCCTGGCTCCTCCCCTCACCATTACCGAAAATGAAATTAAAGAAGCGTGCGCTATTATTTTAAAATCCATAAACGAAGTTTTTCCTTCGTAG
- a CDS encoding TerB family tellurite resistance protein — translation MFSFFESEQIKRIKSHILNLGALAKIDGHVDSAEMNYIIAIGRKNGLKQEEVRSLLANASTAKFELPANDSERFDQIYDLVEMMLADGIVDDNEMDFCVEMAAKLGFKKTIVGVLVRKISMGVKDGQSREEIKQESQAFLQL, via the coding sequence ATGTTTAGCTTTTTTGAAAGTGAGCAAATAAAGCGAATCAAAAGCCACATCCTTAACCTGGGTGCTTTGGCGAAAATCGATGGTCACGTAGACTCCGCGGAGATGAATTACATTATTGCTATTGGCCGGAAAAATGGCCTGAAGCAAGAAGAAGTACGAAGTTTACTGGCGAATGCCTCCACTGCCAAATTTGAATTGCCCGCCAATGATTCGGAAAGGTTTGATCAAATTTACGATTTAGTAGAAATGATGCTGGCCGATGGTATTGTGGACGATAATGAAATGGATTTCTGCGTGGAAATGGCCGCAAAGCTCGGCTTTAAAAAAACGATTGTGGGGGTACTCGTCCGTAAAATATCCATGGGAGTAAAAGATGGTCAATCGCGGGAAGAAATCAAACAAGAATCCCAAGCTTTCCTGCAACTTTAA
- the pfkA gene encoding 6-phosphofructokinase, translating into MKRIAVFTSGGDSPGMNACIRAVVRTAIYYGVEVYGIRRGYNGLIKGELVKMESSSVSNTIQKGGTILKSARSLDFMAPEGRRLAFEQLQKFEIEGLVAIGGNGTFTGATLFYEEYGIPIVGAPGTIDNDLYGTDYTIGYDTAVNTALDAIDKIRDTADSHERVFFVEVMGRDSGYIAMPCAIGGGAEIVLIPETKTSITDVISTLQNGWSRSKTSFIIVVAEGDEEGNATEIAARVKEAIPQMDARVSILGHIQRGGSPTAADRLLASQIGIACVEGLLNGKKDVMAGFVNSRLVYTPFKDTITKKKIINQRFVRMVEILSV; encoded by the coding sequence ATGAAACGCATTGCAGTATTTACTTCCGGAGGCGATTCACCGGGTATGAATGCCTGTATCCGGGCGGTGGTCCGCACGGCTATTTACTACGGAGTAGAAGTGTACGGTATTCGCCGAGGCTACAATGGCCTGATAAAAGGAGAATTAGTTAAAATGGAGTCTTCTTCGGTTAGCAATACGATTCAGAAAGGAGGAACCATTCTAAAATCGGCCCGCAGCCTGGATTTTATGGCGCCCGAAGGTCGGCGGTTAGCCTTTGAACAACTTCAAAAATTCGAAATTGAAGGATTGGTAGCCATTGGCGGCAACGGAACTTTTACCGGAGCTACCTTATTCTACGAAGAATACGGCATTCCGATTGTGGGTGCGCCCGGTACTATTGATAATGATTTGTACGGCACCGATTACACCATTGGCTACGATACGGCCGTTAACACCGCTTTAGATGCCATTGATAAGATCCGCGATACCGCTGACAGCCACGAACGGGTATTTTTTGTGGAGGTAATGGGCCGCGACTCGGGTTACATTGCCATGCCTTGCGCCATTGGTGGTGGCGCTGAGATAGTGTTAATACCAGAAACCAAAACGAGTATCACCGATGTCATATCCACTTTACAAAATGGCTGGAGCCGTTCTAAAACCTCGTTTATTATTGTGGTAGCGGAAGGCGACGAAGAAGGAAATGCCACTGAAATTGCGGCCCGGGTAAAAGAAGCTATTCCGCAGATGGATGCCCGCGTATCTATTTTGGGCCATATCCAACGGGGCGGCTCTCCCACTGCAGCCGACCGGTTACTGGCCAGTCAAATTGGTATTGCCTGCGTGGAAGGATTGCTGAACGGTAAGAAAGATGTAATGGCCGGTTTTGTAAACTCCCGTTTGGTTTACACTCCTTTTAAAGATACGATCACGAAGAAAAAAATCATCAACCAGCGTTTTGTACGGATGGTGGAGATTTTGAGTGTGTGA
- the miaA gene encoding tRNA (adenosine(37)-N6)-dimethylallyltransferase MiaA, with translation MGNHQSLNKRYLIVVVGPTAVGKTDVSIRLARHYNTVIISADSRQFYQEMSIGTAKPTLAEMQGLPHYFINSHHIAQEYNAGAYEQDVLQLLEELFNQHSCVILTGGSGLYVRAVLEGMDEMPEVPISIREQLLTQKQAHGLTPLLEQLQQLDPVYYNQVDHANPQRIIRALEVVLATGQPYSTFRTKKAIERPFEVIKIGLNRDRAELYARIDARVDQMLQAGLLEEVQQLYPYRNHNALQTVGYQELFSYLAGEYDWAEAVRLLKRNSRRYAKRQLTWFTKNNDFTWFHPQDWEAILAFIGLNLEG, from the coding sequence ATGGGAAACCACCAAAGCTTAAATAAAAGATACCTAATTGTAGTAGTCGGACCCACCGCCGTAGGTAAAACAGACGTAAGTATCCGGTTAGCCAGACATTATAATACCGTAATTATTTCCGCCGATTCCCGGCAATTTTACCAAGAAATGTCAATTGGTACGGCTAAACCTACCCTCGCTGAAATGCAGGGGCTTCCGCATTATTTTATCAATTCGCACCACATTGCGCAGGAGTACAATGCCGGGGCTTACGAACAAGATGTACTGCAATTATTAGAGGAACTATTTAATCAGCATTCTTGCGTTATTTTAACGGGCGGTTCCGGCCTCTACGTGCGGGCCGTGCTGGAAGGAATGGACGAAATGCCAGAAGTACCAATTTCTATCCGGGAACAATTACTAACACAAAAACAAGCACATGGACTAACACCTTTGCTGGAGCAATTACAACAACTCGACCCAGTTTATTATAACCAAGTAGACCACGCCAACCCGCAACGCATTATCCGGGCTTTAGAGGTTGTTTTGGCAACGGGTCAGCCTTATTCCACTTTCCGGACGAAAAAAGCAATAGAACGGCCTTTTGAAGTAATAAAAATTGGTTTAAACCGGGACCGGGCCGAATTATACGCCCGCATTGATGCTCGGGTAGATCAGATGCTGCAAGCCGGATTACTGGAGGAAGTGCAACAATTATATCCCTACCGGAATCATAATGCCCTGCAAACGGTCGGTTACCAGGAGCTGTTTTCCTATCTGGCCGGCGAGTACGATTGGGCGGAGGCGGTACGCTTATTAAAACGCAACAGCCGTCGTTACGCCAAACGCCAGCTTACCTGGTTTACCAAAAACAACGATTTCACCTGGTTCCACCCGCAAGATTGGGAAGCTATTCTCGCTTTTATCGGTTTAAATTTGGAGGGTTGA
- a CDS encoding glycosyltransferase, with protein sequence MYSAKINKKIVFAVTTDLNYDQRMQRICTSLVQSGYELLLIGRKWPQSLPLLTQVYQQNRIHCYFNKGKLFYLEFTIRLFWYLLFQSADAYGAIDLDTALPVFMKAKLTGKPFIYDAHEYFPEVVEVINRPVIKKIWTSLEKFILARTKFAYTVNESLAQLFYERYRVKFSVIQNCTLLEPESALPVKSADKFLLYQGAVNEGRGLETLLRAMLWIDLKLIICGKGDVYEKLRKLSVDLNLSDKVLFKGYVLPEELKILTKQAFLGINLLENQGLNYYYSLGNKFFDYLHAGIPQLVVDFPEYRRFNEECQVAVIVTLEPEAIALAIRNFMQNSAFYNQLVQNCQQARLKWNWQNEEKKLLAFYQNLWETTKA encoded by the coding sequence TTGTATTCTGCTAAGATTAATAAGAAAATTGTATTTGCCGTTACTACCGACCTGAATTACGATCAACGCATGCAACGTATCTGTACTTCTTTGGTGCAATCAGGTTATGAACTTTTGTTAATTGGACGAAAATGGCCTCAATCTTTACCCCTATTAACACAAGTTTATCAGCAAAACCGGATACATTGTTATTTTAATAAAGGCAAATTATTTTATTTAGAATTTACCATCCGGCTTTTCTGGTACTTGTTGTTTCAATCGGCTGATGCGTACGGGGCAATAGATTTAGATACTGCTTTACCGGTTTTTATGAAAGCTAAACTTACGGGAAAACCTTTTATTTACGACGCCCACGAATACTTTCCGGAAGTAGTTGAAGTCATTAACCGACCGGTTATTAAAAAGATATGGACCAGCCTGGAAAAATTTATACTGGCTCGAACTAAATTTGCTTATACCGTTAATGAGTCGCTCGCTCAATTGTTTTATGAACGATATAGAGTAAAGTTTTCAGTTATTCAGAATTGTACTTTGTTGGAGCCAGAATCGGCTTTACCGGTAAAATCTGCTGACAAATTCTTACTCTACCAGGGTGCTGTAAACGAAGGCCGCGGATTAGAAACCCTGCTCCGGGCTATGTTATGGATAGATTTAAAATTAATAATTTGCGGTAAAGGAGATGTTTATGAGAAATTAAGAAAGTTAAGCGTGGATTTAAATCTTTCAGATAAAGTGCTATTTAAAGGCTACGTTTTACCAGAAGAACTTAAAATATTAACAAAACAGGCCTTTCTGGGAATTAATTTACTCGAAAACCAGGGATTAAATTATTATTATTCTTTAGGTAATAAATTTTTTGACTACCTGCACGCGGGCATTCCCCAACTAGTCGTCGATTTCCCGGAATACCGCCGATTTAACGAGGAGTGCCAGGTAGCAGTAATCGTAACCTTAGAACCCGAAGCTATTGCTTTGGCCATTCGTAATTTCATGCAAAATTCTGCTTTTTACAATCAGTTGGTGCAGAATTGCCAACAAGCGCGTCTTAAATGGAATTGGCAAAACGAAGAAAAAAAGTTATTGGCCTTTTACCAAAATTTATGGGAAACCACCAAAGCTTAA